The genomic stretch GCCCGGCGACGCGGTTGGAATCGGGGCCGTTGACCGGCGTGCGCTCCTTCTCGTCGTCGCCCCTGCGCACCGCGTTCAGCGCCAGGTGGTAGGTGCCCGAGAATGTCTTGCCGCGGCCGATCGGCCAGGTGATGGGGGCAGTGTCCAGCGCCAGCTTCTGCTCGATCTCGTCGAGGATTTCGAACGGGTCGCGGCTTTCGCGGTCCATCTTGTTGACGAAGGTGATGATCGGGATGTCGCGCAGCCGGCAGACCTCGAAGAGTTTCAGCGTGCGCGGCTCGATGCCCTTGGCGGCGTCGATGACCATGACGGCGCTATCGACCGCCGACAGGGTGCGGTAGGTGTCGTCGGCGAAATCCTCGTGGCCGGGCGTGTCGAGCAGGTTGAAGACATTGTCCTCATACTCGAAGGTCATCACCGAGGTGACGACGGAGATGCCACGCTCGCGCTCGATCTTCATCCAGTCGGAGCGCGTCTGGATCTTGTCCTTCTTGGCCTTGACCTCACCGGCAAGCTGGATGGCGCCGCCGAACAGCAGCAGCTTTTCGGTGAGCGTCGTCTTGCCGGCGTCCGGGTGCGCGATGATCGCGAAGGTGCGGCGGCGCGCCACTTCCTCTGGTATTGTTTCGGGCATTCTCTGGGATTTCCGTGTGACAGGCCGGGCTTCTAGCAGCGTAGTGCCGGGCTGTCGACCGGTCCGGCGGCGCGGACGCCGCCGGATGCCATGGCTTGCCTCAGGCCAGTTCGCCCGTCCGGTTCGCCAAAACGACCTCCGGAAGCCAGCCGGCGATGGCGCTGCCGATCGCGTCGGCATGATCCTCCTGCAGATAGTGCGCACCGGGCCCGAGATTGATGAACCGGCAGTTCTTCAGCCCGGCCGCGAATTCTTGCGCGGCCTGCGGCCCGATCAGCGCACCGGGATCACCCGCGAACAGCAGTTTCGGATAGGTGGACAGAAGCAGCGCGCGATGGTCGTGCGCGCTGATGGCGGCAACGTCGGCGGGCTGGCCCTCGATCGGCATTTCCCGGGGCAGGCGCAGTACCGGCTTGCGCGATTGCGGCGTCGGGAACGGCGCCCGGTACGCGTCCATTTCCTCGTTGCTCATCGTGCGCAGCACCGAGGCCGGCAGCACTTTCTCGACGAAGACATTGTCTTCCAGAACCAGCTTTTCGCCGACACCGGGCGCGCGCAGCGCCTTGAACATTTCGCGGGCTTGCGGGCGCTGGTGGAAATCCTCCCAGCGCGCGAACGGCCGGATGAATTCCATGAAGGCGAGGCCGAGGATGCACCGCGGCAGCCGTGCCGCGAGATGGAAGGCAAGGGCCGTGCCCCAATCCTGCGCGACCAGCACCACATCGCTAATATCGAGCGCGTCGAGGAAGGCATCGAGATAGCGGATCTGGTCGAAGAAGCGATAGTCGATGTCGGGCTTGCCGGACTGGCCATAGCCGATCAGGTCAGGCGCGACGCAGCGGCCAAAAGGCGCGACATGCGGAATGATGTTGCGCCAGATATAGGACGAGGTCGGGTTGCCGTGCAGGAACAGCACGGTCGGACCGGACGCGCCGGCCTCGACATAGGACATGGTC from Mesorhizobium sp. 113-3-3 encodes the following:
- a CDS encoding haloalkane dehalogenase, giving the protein MSSKANPSQPVATTPRRSQVPVLDSTMSYVEAGASGPTVLFLHGNPTSSYIWRNIIPHVAPFGRCVAPDLIGYGQSGKPDIDYRFFDQIRYLDAFLDALDISDVVLVAQDWGTALAFHLAARLPRCILGLAFMEFIRPFARWEDFHQRPQAREMFKALRAPGVGEKLVLEDNVFVEKVLPASVLRTMSNEEMDAYRAPFPTPQSRKPVLRLPREMPIEGQPADVAAISAHDHRALLLSTYPKLLFAGDPGALIGPQAAQEFAAGLKNCRFINLGPGAHYLQEDHADAIGSAIAGWLPEVVLANRTGELA